One Mytilus trossulus isolate FHL-02 chromosome 5, PNRI_Mtr1.1.1.hap1, whole genome shotgun sequence DNA segment encodes these proteins:
- the LOC134717961 gene encoding uncharacterized protein LOC134717961 — protein sequence MSVENRFARDTNYIFFSQYLTELNSVISNVQISLRKQCPFSKEGKKVTREMLCNKETLKELFKKDEAIKYLKPIRGTPPYWQSSQKDIFAMIRQLGVPTFFCSFSSADFRWSEIVNTILKQQGDMRNCENMTWDEKCKVLCSNPVTTVRMFDQRFHLFLKNVVMSEAEPIGKIIDYFYRVEFQQRGSPHTHCLFWVENAPKFGEDDIDDVITFIDKYITCEIPDEQKDKELHDIVMAVHQHSKKHSKSCKKKGTVCRFNFPRPPSTRTFISEPSDPDQDSEDDEKLAKEILSDLWEVIKKHEDENLDVSEIFKKIGLTQESFETYYRFITNRNTVVLKRQPNEIYTNQYKPHLLRAWDANMYIQYILDAFSCVVYIISYISKAERELGLLLQQTKNEAEEGNLNAQQTMKKVGTSYLHHREISAQEAVFRVTGLRLRECSRKVEFIPVGENPCRMSIPLKDLEKQQSCKSSKRKRHNSDSEDEDEDENSTWMNNIVDRYKGRPHIDIFIKLCLARFTSEYSVILESQLPQKINKDTTFKLDGSLGYIRKRTRTSPAVIKYPRFSQENSPEKYYQSILQLYLPYRYDEQLKPPQFQTYENFFTCGKVKFQGDNTLSSVKAIVIKNMSDFVKNGHDLEEAEKQFHEKDPKEDAWCELCPEAEVNRRECIDEGKISSVIEEDLSIPDLNNETSSSSVGTNLLSVSLTKNEIIPRLRSLNLKQRRILYKVRDWCIQKSNGKTPEPLHLFLTGGAGTGKSHLIKCIQYEATRILAQTTNNPDDLTVLLTAPTGTAAFNINGLTIHSALGIFKSLSPDHATLSEDKINSLRTKLENVQILIIDEISMVNKKLLFFVHERLRQVKKRPDNCLFGGVSIIAVGDFYQLPPVRTKRVDKLYVDDPSNPSNQLWNGLFEIAELDEIMRQREDGMFAELLNRLRVKQKNESLSSSDQEALKHCFGDSPDEALHIYSTNAEVDNFNKEMIMKLCTEPKLVEAQDFQKDKTSGKLTLKKNHYSKSDASLPISILLSEGARVMLIKNEDTSDGLVNGVMGTVISIKDYSPNSLPSTIYVHFDNERVGRNAKVQKIISGKRCVGLKPSSEDIPLRNCLRKQFPLKLAWACTIHKVQGLTVEECVVDLNKCFTYGQAYVALSRVTSKSGLHIESIEAEKIDKKIFCDPDIVKGVSEMTDFLPEIENEEQEHTKSFQIMYHNIQGLQTHAEDMKQNPDFRSADYICLTETWANQELSCFEMMGYDGFHLPRSLAFEDNNSYYSFLKEMQHGGVGFFYKFSAETEICNLTSNLECIVFKITSKNIFVATVYRTQRYNLGKFLENMEMLICKLEDLSEKIVVIGDFNQDILKGGCTVFNFMSSKGFRQLVSSPTTEGGTLIDHVYVKGCLDTQVVIIPTYYSYHEALKIVIAND from the coding sequence ATGAGTGTTGAAAATAGATTTGCTAGAGATACCAACTACATATTTTTCAGTCAATATTTAACAGAGCTCAATAGCGTGATTTCAAACGTTCAGATATCTCTTAGAAAACAATGTCCTTTTTCGAAAGAAGGCAAGAAAGTTACAAGAGAAATGCTTTGCAACAAGGAAACcttaaaagaattatttaagaaagatgaagctataaaatatttaaaacctaTTCGTGGAACTCCTCCCTATTGGCAAAGCTcacaaaaagatatatttgcAATGATAAGACAGTTAGGAGTCCCCACATTCTTCTGTTCTTTTTCTTCTGCAGACTTCAGATGGTCCGAAATtgtaaacacaattttaaaacagcAAGGTGACATGAGAAATTGTGAAAATATGACATGGGATGAAAAATGTAAAGTTCTTTGTAGCAATCCTGTTACAACAGTAAGAATGTTTGATCAAAGATTTCATTTGTTTCTGAAGAATGTTGTCATGTCAGAAGCTGAACCAATAGGAAAAATAATCGACTATTTTTACCGAGTTGAATTTCAACAAAGAGGTTCTCCCCACACACATTGTTTATTTTGGGTAGAAAATGCTCCAAAATTTGGCGAAGATGATATTGATGACGTTATTACCTTTATTGACAAGTATATAACATGTGAGATACCAGATGAACAGAAAGACAAAGAATTGCATGACATTGTTATGGCAGTACACCAACACAgcaaaaaacattcaaaatcatgCAAGAAAAAGGGAACAGTATGTCGTTTTAATTTCCCCAGACCTCCCTCAACTAGAACATTTATCTCAGAACCAAGTGATCCAGATCAAGATTCAGAGGACGACGAAAAATTAGCAAAGGAAATATTGTCCGACTTATGGGAAGTTATAAAAAAGCATGAAGATGAAAACTTAGATGTTTCTGAAATTTTCAAGAAGATAGGACTAACTCAAGAAAGCTTTGAAACATATTATCGTTTTATCACCAATCGCAATACAGTAGTTCTCAAACGTCAGCCGAATGAAATATACACCAATCAGTATAAGCCACATCTTTTGAGGGCTTGGGATGCAAACATGtacatacaatatattttggATGCATTTTCCTGTgttgtatatattataagttaCATAAGTAAAGCTGAGCGAGAGCTAGGATTACTTCTCCAACAGACTAAAAATGAAGCAGAAGAAGGAAATCTAAATGCTCAACAGACTATGAAAAAAGTTGGAACTTCATACTTGCACCATAGAGAGATAAGTGCACAAGAAGCAGTGTTTAGAGTAACTGGATTGAGATTAAGAGAGTGTTCAAGGAAAGTAGAATTTATACCGGTGGGTGAAAATCCATGTAGAATGAGCATTCCTTTGAAAGACCTGGAGAAACAACAAAGTTGTAAGTcttcaaaaagaaaaaggcataaTAGTGACAGTGAAGATGAAGATGAAGATGAAAATAGTACTTGGATGAACAACATTGTTGATAGATATAAAGGTAGACCACACATTGATATCTTTATCAAATTGTGTCTTGCAAGATTCACTTCTGAATACAGTGTTATACTAGAATCACAATTACCacagaaaattaataaagaCACAACCTTCAAACTTGATGGCTCACTTGGATATATTAGAAAACGCACAAGAACTTCACCTGCAGTTATAAAATATCCACGTTTCTCTCAGGAGAATTCcccagaaaaatattatcaaagcattTTGCAACTGTATTTGCCATACAGATATGATGAACAGTTGAAACCACCGCAATTTCAAACTTATGAGAATTTCTTCACATGTGGAAAAGTTAAGTTTCAAGGTGATAACACATTAAGTTCTGTGAAAGCAATTGTTATCAAAAACATGTCAGACTTTGTGAAAAATGGTCATGATTTAGAGGAAGCAGAAAAGCAATTTCATGAAAAAGATCCTAAAGAAGATGCTTGGTGTGAGTTATGCCCAGAAGCAGAAGTGAATAGAAGAGAATGTATAGATGAAGGTAAAATATCTAGTGTGATTGAGGAGGATTTATCAATACCagatttgaataatgaaacgAGCTCATCATCTGTTGGAACTAATTTGCTGTCTGTTTCTctcacaaaaaatgaaattattccAAGGCTTAGGAGTTTGAATTTGAAACAAAGAAGAATTCTATATAAAGTTAGAGATTGGTGCATTCagaaatcaaatggaaaaacacCAGAGCctttacatttatttctaacTGGTGGAGCAGGAACGGGTAAAAGTCACTTGATCAAGTGTATTCAATATGAAGCAACTCGAATATTAGCACAAACAACAAATAATCCAGACGATCTCACAGTTCTGTTAACAGCTCCAACTGGAACGGCtgcatttaatatcaatggGTTGACAATTCATAGTGCTCTTGGAATTTTCAAATCACTCTCACCTGATCATGCAACTCTAAGTGAAGACAAAATTAATTCACTCAGAACAAAGTTAGAAAATGTGCAAATATTGATAATTGATGAAATTTCAATGGTCAATAAGAAAttgttgtttttcgttcatgAGCGACTTAGACAAGTTAAAAAAAGACCAGACAATTGTTTATTTGGAGGTGTTTCAATAATTGCTGTAGGCGATTTTTATCAGTTACCGCCTGTTCGAACAAAAAGGGTAGACAAATTGTATGTAGACGATCCTTCTAATCCCTCAAATCAGCTATGGAATGGCTTGTTTGAAATTGCAGAGTTGGATGAAATAATGCGTCAACGTGAAGATGGAATGTTTGCTGAACTACTAAATAGATTGCGTGTTAAGCAGAAAAATGAAAGTTTGTCATCATCTGATCAAGAAGCATTAAAACACTGCTTTGGTGATAGCCCTGATGAAGCATTGCACATATATTCTACAAATGCAGAGGTTGATAACTTTAACAAGGAGATGATAATGAAGCTATGTACAGAACCAAAACTAGTTGAAGCACAAGattttcaaaaagacaaaacttCCGGGAAATTgactctgaaaaaaaatcattattctaAGTCTGATGCTAGTCTTCCGATATCTATTCTTCTATCTGAGGGAGCAAGAGTAATGCTTATTAAAAATGAGGACACATCAGATGGTTTAGTAAATGGTGTAATGGGAACTGTTATATCTATCAAAGACTACTCACCGAATTCCCTCCCAAGTACAATATATGTTCACTTTGACAATGAAAGAGTAGGAAGAAATGCAAAGGTACAAAAAATCATTAGTGGAAAACGCTGTGTTGGATTGAAACCTTCAAGTGAAGACATTCCTTTACGCAATTGTTTACGAAAACAGTTTCCATTGAAGTTAGCATGGGCTTGCACAATTCACAAAGTTCAAGGATTAACAGTTGAAGAATGTGTTGttgatttgaataaatgtttcaCATATGGTCAAGCATATGTAGCCCTTAGCAGAGTTACCTCAAAGTCTGGTCTTCACATTGAAAGCATAGAAGCTGAAAAAATTGACAAGAAAATCTTCTGTGATCCGGATATTGTAAAGGGTGTTTCAGAAATGACTGATTTTTTGCCTGAAATTGAGAATGAAGAACAGGAACATACAAAATCTTTCCAGATAATGTATCACAATATTCAAGGTTTACAGACTCATGCAgaagatatgaaacaaaatccAGACTTCAGAAGTGCTGATTATATTTGTCTAACTGAAACTTGGGCAAATCAAGAATTGAGTTGCTTTGAAATGATGGGGTATGATGGTTTTCATTTGCCTAGATCTCTGGCTTTCGAAGATAACAATTCATATTATTCCTTTTTAAAGGAAATGCAGCATGGTGGTGTAGGGTTTTTTTACAAGTTTTCTGCGGAAACTGAAATATGCAACTTGACCTCAAACTTGGAAtgtatagttttcaagataacaagtaaaaatatatttgttgctACTGTATACAGAACTCAGAGGTATAATCTAGGAAAATTTTTGGAGAACATGGAGATGTTAATCTGTAAATTGGAagatttatcagaaaaaattgTTGTAATAGGTGATTTTAATCAAGATATTTTGAAAGGTGGTTGTACAGTATTTAATTTCATGTCATCAAAAGGTTTCAGACAGCTTGTAAGTAGTCCAACAACAGAAGGTGGAACTCTTATTGATCATGTGTATGTGAAAGGATGTCTTGATACACAGGTTGTCATTATTCCTACATATTACAGTTATCATGAAGCACTGAAAATAGTAATTGCAAATGACTGA